The genomic DNA GCTGGTTTTGCTCCATTTAATCAACCCAGAGATTATGCAATTCTTCCCGATTTAGAAAAATTCTCAAAAATTCCTACTTCAATTTATGGAAACAAATATCCTGATGACTATTTATTAGCAGCAGATAGTATTTCTCCAGAAAAAATAATTAAAAAAATTAAAAGCGTGCTTTAAGCAAATCTACGTTCTATAATAGCTGTTAAACGATTTTCTAATTCTTCTTGTTCAGACCAATTATAATCTGGTTTCACCATTTTAGTAATAAATTTTTTCGCCTCTTTTTCTGTTTTAAAAGTATTTAATTGAGAAATTACTCTATTAAAATCTTCTTGACTCCCTTCAAATAAATTCTTTACAAAAGCAATTCTATCATTCAACCCAATCTGAATATTGGTTTGCAATTTATCATTTAAAGAAGTTGGTTTTAGAGGTTCAAACAGGTTCGCCATTACATCTACAGGAATTGTATCTTGTAATTCTTCCTCTAAAGTTAATGCTTTAAAACCACCAACATCTTTAGGGTCATCCTTAAAATTAGTTGGTTTTGTATCTCCAAAAATAAGGCCTTCTAAACCATCAAAAGGCTGTTCTATTTCGTCTTCTTTTTCAACTTCTAAATATTCGTTCGTTTCTTCTTCTGCTTCTGCTTCAATTTCTTTTCCAGTTTCTTCTTTCTTTTGCTCAATTTTTACGGTATTAAAATCCTCATCAGCAAAGTCTTCACCAGAAAAATCATCTCCTATTTCTGCGGCTAAATGTTCATTTTCAACATCTAAATATTCAGTAACTAAAGTTCGCTTAACAGGTTCTGGTTTTTTAACATCTTCTACTTCATTAGAAATTAAATTTTTCTTCTCGTATCCTTTTTCAACAATAGAAGTTAGTTCTTCTTTTGTTTGTTTTGAATTTGGAGTGGAGTTCACATACTCTTCAACGAATGCTAGGACAGATAATTTCTCGTAAATCTCCTTCGATTTCTGTTTTAATAAGAACACGTTTTCTTTATTTTTCATCTGTAAGATGCTGTGCGCTAAACTTATTAAATCGGCTTCTAATTTTTTGTGCATAAGTTGTAAGTTGAAGTTGAGTTTTACTCGTAAATATTCATAAATTTGTTGAACACCAAAGTAACAAATAATTTAAATTTCTAAAGCCTAAAATTACAAAATGTTTCTTGAAAATACAGTAAATCATACAGAACAATTTGGTTGGATTGAAGTGATCTGCGGCTCGATGTTTTCTGGTAAAACAGAAGAACTTATTAGACGTTTAAAACGTGCACAATTTGCAAAACAAAGTGTAGAAATTTTTAAGCCTTCTGTAGATACTCGTTATGACAATGATGAAGTTGTTTCTCATAATGACAATAGAATACGCTCTACACCTGTTCCTGCAGCTGCAAATATTCGTCTTTTAGCAAACAATATTGATGTTGTTGGTATTGATGAAGCTCAATTTTTTGATGATGAAATTATAGCCGTTTGCAATGACTTAGCAAATAGAGGTATTCGCGTAATTGTAGCTGGTTTAGATATGGATTTTAAAGGAAACCCTTTTGGGCCAATGCCAGCCTTAATGGCTACTGCAGAATATGTTACCAAAGTACATGCTGTTTGCACACACACTGGTAATTTAGCACATTATAGCTTTAGAAAAGCCAAAAACGATAATATTGTAATGTTGGGTGAAATGCAAGAATATGAGCCGTTAAGTAGGGCTGCATATTACAAAGCTTTACAAAAACAAAAAGAAATTATTTTATCTGTAAAAGATATTGAACCTAATTTAAATGATACTGAATAACAATTAACATAACAATGAATAATCACGTTACTGT from Polaribacter sp. ALD11 includes the following:
- a CDS encoding thymidine kinase, whose amino-acid sequence is MFLENTVNHTEQFGWIEVICGSMFSGKTEELIRRLKRAQFAKQSVEIFKPSVDTRYDNDEVVSHNDNRIRSTPVPAAANIRLLANNIDVVGIDEAQFFDDEIIAVCNDLANRGIRVIVAGLDMDFKGNPFGPMPALMATAEYVTKVHAVCTHTGNLAHYSFRKAKNDNIVMLGEMQEYEPLSRAAYYKALQKQKEIILSVKDIEPNLNDTE